The genomic stretch tcttctttcccttttctttccttctttcttaatttatttatttgtttattttggatAGTTGTGTAATGGCCGAATGGTCAAAGAGCTTCTGCTGCTGCCGTGAGTGGTCAGGCTGCTCTTAGGCTGGACCTTTTTTTCCTAAGCTCCCAGCAAGGATCAAATTCACAGCCTAAGTACTACTTCTCCTCcagtttctatttctgtttcttttttctgtcttctccttctctttcgaTTTCTATTACAGTTcgccttttacttttttcttcctttactCCATCTATGCTCCTTtcgtcttctttcttcctcctctcgttctttttttgggtttctttttctctttcacaGTCCTTCCTGAAACCCCAAAAACCCTCTCTGTTTCTCCCCTTTGTCTTTTTCCCCTCTTATTTACTTCCTAATTTGATCTATTTTACTTCTTCCTTATTCTTCCAGGTTCCCTTTTTCCCCCTCCTTTTAACTTCCTTGTTTTCGGGATGTATTCCTACATCAGCTTGGCCATAAGCCCTTCCTTGAACGACAATTATTGCATCCAAAATCCAGCTCGCATTGGGGCCTACGAAATCTGGGACATATTCTGATACAAATCTAGAAATTATtctgataaatatttaaaaGATTCTCTCCCACGCAAGCTGTCAATCTCACCTTCAATTGATGCTGATCAATGGCTATTTGGGCAGAAAATCTGAAGTTAAAGTATCCCACATATGGCCTGAATGTGCTGGTTCCATGGGAATAACGTGGACAGGCTTGGACCGCTTCTTCATTCTCCATCAATCTACATCAGAATATTTAGCTGAGTAAAGTCTATTTGTGCTCCTTTCCCCTCTTCCCCCTAATCTGATCggatctctctcttttcctctggTGGccatctctttcttctctccctttGGACAATACGACATTCTATCTCCTCTTCCCACAAATCACATCACTCTTCCTCCTTTTGctcttttctccccccccccttgctGCTTCTATTCTCCATCTTTTattctctgtttctttcttACTGTAGCAGGCTGCTGGAAAATGTAACCTGCAAGCTTTTCAGCCTGTGGTTTAACAGAAATCCCTTAATCTGGACCTGTGCTGCACCAATCAAAACCTCAAATTCCTAAATAGCGATTTAGGGTTTGGCTGGCCACTTCATATACTTGAACCAAAGAACCAGGGTCCATCTTAAGATCCTTATCATATGCCCTAGTTTAGGACTTCAAAGTAAGTTGCACTTCATATACTTAAGGTGGAAATTTTTCAACCTGATATGCCTTACTTAAGGTGGAAATTTTTCAACCTGATATGCCTTAGTGTGGCACATTATTTCAACTAGGCTAACCCGAACCCAGCACACTATTTGTCCAAGAAGATAGCAAACACATAATTCTTGGTATATTTTTTAGCTAAGTTAATGGCAAACCAATTCTATTTCAAGGTTCAGATTCAGTAGATGGTTTCCTAACACACCCCCAAACCAAAGGAAAACATCATCAACATTACTAGTATTTTCTGCAGCAGCAATATAAGTCTGACTTAAACATGGGTAGTATAGCCTCTACTAGGGCATAATATCAGATTAAAACTTTCAGATCATcaagagaggaaaaaagaaaatatccaatCAGGCAATTGGAGAAAGTGCACAGGAAAAAGTTGTAGTTCTAGAAGTTATGTAACTGGGGCATGAAGCAAGAAAATATGAATCTAGAACTCAATTTTATGAGAGATCCAGATTTTAATACTCTTTAAGTCTTACCATTCTCCCACCCTTCTCCAAGCAAATTGAAAGCTACCATTCACACAAAATAATATATACAGAACAAGTGAGCTGGCTTCAGTTGATACTTACATTCTGAGAATTGGCATCACTtccttcacttgaaccttcacTTCCACTCTCAGCACTGCAGATGTTGGGAAGACAATCTGAACAAACTTCAAAAATCCAAAGCTTCTTTGTGCCTAAAACTGCTACATATATACATCATACCTTTGGGAAAAAACTCCATTGGCAGATGCTCCCGAAGTTTTACCCACCTCATTATTCTTTCCTGTAAGCATATTCAAACTACCTAAACTTTCTTTTGACCTCTTGAGAGCACTTCTTTCCTTACCATCCGATGACTTACCATTCACCTCCGCACCACCTGGGACAGTTCCCTAACAAAGACCTTATGTGTTATGCCCCACGTAGTCCATATGACAAAGACATGTTCATATCTGCAGCACTCAATCATATTGTGGTTTAGGTAACTCACAGAAGCTTCAGCATTTCCATTTGGAGACGGCATAGCATAAGGACTGAATGGGTGAGATCCCTGTCCAGCAAAAACATGTAACCAGAAGAGAGTggcatcatcatccaaaatctGATGAGAGTGtaacataaaaaattaattactaaCTAATTGACATGATTTAGAAAATACCGGAGGAATAGTTGGGTGCGTGTATATCCCACCATGCGGATACATTGCAACATATGGAGGTGGAGGAGTCCCATAAGGAGGCATaagatgctttttttttatttttggggggtgggggaagagaagagaaaatattaGAATAAATCACTCCAAAAATGGTGCAGAAGACTGCAGTAAATGGAGAATAAATAACAAAATGTCTCTGCCCTTCCATCCTGAAATAATATTCAACCCACCAGAAGTTCCAACACCCCAATCTTGTTAGATGCTACCTACTTTACAGCCGAAACAACATTCTAACTTCTTCccaacaagaacaacaacaattaaaacataaaaaatgcaAACATAAGACACACATAACCCTGAAAGTCTTGCAACTGGGAATATGGAGAAAGATTATAATTTAAAACAGAATGAACAGATAAGACTAGCAGAAAAGTGGAGTCGTCTATTCTAATAAAAGTTTATAATTCAAAAGATAAGGATTACAGAATCAAGTGTAGTCGTCTATTCTAATGAAGTAACAGACCTGCATAATTTGATAGAATTCTGATCACAGAATATGAAGTTTCAAAGTAGTCCGGGAGCTAATAGCAGTGAAATTTGTTACTTCGAAGAAAAGATATAGAAAGATAAAGATAACAGAGACGGCCAGAAATCCACCTGAGCCATCACTTGGAATCCAACAAGCAGACCGGAGAATCTACTCAAGCAAAGTACTGAATCCACAATAGAAACTTCAGAAAACTGGAAGTTATTATTCTTAAATTCGTCAGTAAGGCAATGCGCTTCTACATCAATATATAAAATTCAACTTTCTAACACTCCTAATTCCTAAACTGTCTTGGAATCAAAACTAATACTTGAAATAGACAAAACAGACAAATATTTGACACTCCTACTCAAACTAggattctaaaaataaaatatagactTGGAATGAAATCTGGACTCAAATACCTAATGTTTCTAGAAGTGGACTTAGCTACAACTATTAACATAAAAAGGATCATAGTTGTCCAGGCATAATGTGACCCAAGGCGATGAAGAAGGGTAAAAAATTAAGGTGACACCCCAAGGCCCCAATCCAAGCTGAGCCGCCTGGATGCCTAGATGACGCCTTGACAACCTTGAAAAAGACTCACAAATTTAGAATAAACTAATCTTACTTGACTAATCTCACAATCTTAACTTCTACCCTTAGTTTAGgccccattaaagtggcccattacaatgaaaaccaatgggaccaaaggcccaacacgtaagtaacacccaaggcttatttccactagAATAAGCCCATTATGTGATTTTCCTACATCAATGAAGATATAAGACACACACATGCATGCAAGCACACAAGCACCCATGACTATAGTTGTCACTGCATCTAGGCAACCTAAGCCGTTGGATGGGACCTAGACacaaggcaacaccaacaaggcaacCAAGGCGCATGGACACCCAGGACAACAAGCTATCCTTATTCCAAACCAGGACTACAATAAAAAAGCATAAAGCATGCATACGCACATGCACACACATAACACATGCTTCCCTTGTCCCACCCAAGACAAGATAAATATAAGCATATATCATGTAGATATATGTTGTAAACATACAATTGTTCCTACTCAAAAATGAAATCTAATTTTAGAATGCCATGATTCAAACAAAATCCAGCAAAAAGAATTGTGTGTTTCCTACTTCTAACCACTTCCAATTCCTCCATCATCATCAGCAAATAATAATGTATATGACAGAAGGCGCAGCCATCCCCTGACACAGACAAAAGAAAGGCCTGACAGAACCCAAGTAATTTACGGGTTAAAACagggggaaaagaaaatatgTGTGACCATGCAGCCAGTTGCAACCACATGCGTTGTATTTAAGGCGTTTTCCTAGATGACTATGAGATCCATCGAGGGCTGGAGAAATCTTTCTTTTAAATGGAAAAAGAGGCTATTCAACGGGGTTTAAAACAACTAACCAAGCAGCCAGCCAGGTAAGGAATTGTTTGGTAAGACTATAAgattattttcttatataaatGACAACCACAGTGGAATGCTTTAGAACAAAATATTTTGACCAACCAAACTAAGATAAAATATATGCCATGCAAtttaaataaaagtaaaagtgaaaataatgaaatattatgACAGGAACAGGATTGTAAGACCCAACAGCAGACATGTTTGCTTAGTAGGTTTGATAATTCATAATAGATTAAAGTACATGTGTGAAGGAAATAAAGTAGACAAACATGTCTGTAGAGTACTTGTTGAACAGAATCCTGACATGATCTCTTTCTAATTCTCCCTTCAGCTATGATCCCTTTGCATATGAGGCCATAACAACAACAGTAAATAATCTGAATTGTACAATTCTTATGCTGCACATGGTTGCTTACtaggaataaaagaaagggaaagccCTACCCAGAAATTTTCAAAACCTTGTTTGGTTGCCTTCCCAAGGATGCAATGTCATCTCATTACCTTGTCTTTCCAAGTGCAACCAAGTAACATTGCAAATAAAACCCTTTTCCTCGTTTTTCCTTTCCCTACCCACACATCTTTTTTCCCGCCTTTGGATGAACAAAAACATTTACCTCATTTTTCCTCCCCATTTCCcaccaaggtttaagatctcgatctCGCCCCTAGTCTTGCtaaaccaaaaaagagagatctagcgagatctcgccaagatctTGTCTTTTTTCCCAATCAACTCAATGATTAGTCTCCGTGGCCATATGGGAtttgtagcccctgaaacttgCCATTTACCCTATTTAGGCCTTCCAAATGCAAtggaaacatcattttttttttaaatcaaacccaaaatggcTCTTGACTTCATACCCTATGTATGTAGTCTTCGGACCCTTAACACTAGGCTATTCtacaataaaaacaaacaactattgaccatgtttctatg from Macadamia integrifolia cultivar HAES 741 chromosome 14, SCU_Mint_v3, whole genome shotgun sequence encodes the following:
- the LOC122061934 gene encoding bZIP transcription factor 68-like isoform X1; the encoded protein is MGSSEMDTPPKASKTSTSTSTSTSTPATQEQAPPTSTAAVYDWSGFQAYSPIPPPGFFHSPVASSPQPHPYMWGAQHLMPPYGTPPPPYVAMYPHGGIYTHPTIPPGSHPFSPYAMPSPNGNAEASGTVPGGAEVNGKSSDGKERSALKRSKESLGSLNMLTGKNNEVGKTSGASANGVFSQSAESGSEGSSEGSDANSQNVSIN
- the LOC122061934 gene encoding bZIP transcription factor 16-like isoform X2, with the translated sequence MGSSEMDTPPKASKTSTSTSTSTSTPATQEQAPPTSTAAVYDWSGFQAYSPIPPPGFFHSPVASSPQPHPYMWGAQHLMPPYGTPPPPYVAMYPHGGIYTHPTIPPGSHPFSPYAMPSPNGNAEASGTVPGGAEVNGKNNEVGKTSGASANGVFSQSAESGSEGSSEGSDANSQNVSIN